One window of the Zea mays cultivar B73 chromosome 3, Zm-B73-REFERENCE-NAM-5.0, whole genome shotgun sequence genome contains the following:
- the LOC100278407 gene encoding uncharacterized LOC100278407, which translates to MRQLHLSPQLSPSPVLSSHFSPPPAEALSWRRRLHRGRAFQPPLSSLRDPNKATLRKASSNVPFRLGGGGSGSPKDRRPADDDKEEEEAEGEGGAGALTGTLVAGALLVGFVGGFGAAGYVYKDQINTFLTQFSGFIDGYGPAGYALFVLVYAGLEVLAIPAIPLTMSAGLLFGSVTGTIIVSISGTLAAAVAFLIARYFARERILKLVEGNKKFLAIDKAIGENGFKVVTLLRLSPLLPFSLGNYLYGLTSVKFLPYVLGSWLGMLPGSWAYVSAGAFGRAIIQEESEIGWGGNGQLWTLSVGLLFTAMAAAYVTRLAKDAVKEIDD; encoded by the exons ATGAGGCAGCTGCACCTCTCGCCGCAGCTCTCCCCCTCCCCGGTCCTCTCCTCTCACTTCTCGCCGCCGCCGGCGGAGGCCTTGtcctggcggcggcggctgcaCCGGGGACGGGCCTTCCAACCGCCGCTCTCCTCGCTGCGGGATCCCAACAAGGCCACGCTCCGCAAGGCCTCGTCCAACGTCCCCTTCCGCCTCGGCGGTGGCGGGAGCGGCAGCCCCAAGGACCGCCGCCCCGCCGACGACgacaaggaggaggaggaggccgaGGGCGAGGGCGGCGCAGGAGCACTCACGGGGACGCTGGTCGCAGGAGCGCTACTGGTTGGTTTCGTAGGGGGGTTTGGGGCGGCCGGATACGTGTACAAGGACCAGATCAACACTTTCCTCACGCAGTTCTCAGGGTTCATTGACG GCTATGGTCCAGCCGGATATGCTCTGTTCGTACTTGTATATGCAGGATTGGAG GTTCTCGCTATTCCCGCAATACCTTTAACCATGTCAGCTGGTCTATTATTTGGTAGTGTGACCGGTACAATTATTGTTTCAATCAGTGGAACA CTAGCTGCAGCGGTGGCCTTCCTTATTGCTAGATACTTCGCCAGAGAGAGAATTCTTAAATTGGTTGAAGGAAATAAGAAGTTTCTGGCAATTGATAAAGCAATAGGTGAAAATGGATTCAAGGTTGTCACTTTGCTTCGTTTGAGTCCCCTGTTACCTTTCTCCCTTGGGAACTATCTATATGGCCTGACTTCAGTGAAGTTCTTGCCATATGTCTTGGGCAG TTGGTTGGGAATGCTTCCAGGTTCATGGGCTTACGTCAGCGCTGGTGCATTCGGGCGAGCTATAATT CAAGAGGAGTCGGAAATTGGTTGGGGAGGAAATGGACAGCTATGGACATTGAGTGTTGGGTTATTGTTTACGGCCATGGCTGCCGCTTATGTAACAAGGCTCGCAAAG GATGCTGTAAAGGAGATCGATGACTAG
- the LOC125446241 gene encoding pentatricopeptide repeat-containing protein, mitochondrial, whose translation MALPAGTVVVAYNAAISRCARAGLYARALALFREMRGRGLRADEYTLPPLLNSAAQLRGPPEAVAALHALLLRAGLAPHLHVANALVDAYARLPHAGAAAARAVFDEMPRRDVVTWTSLLTGLARAGAHGAAVRAYHGMVASGVQPDEFAVPAALSSCAASTALDLGRSVHAAAVRLGLRPFRSVENSLVSMYAKTGALRDARAVFDAMPARCTITWTALIVGYAQNGRGRQSLEVYADMVRSGCRPDYVTFIGLLFACSHAGLVDAGRAHFRSMVPVYGIAPGPDHYACMVDLLGRAGRLDEAMDLLNRSSTELDATVWKSLLGACRVHQNAELAERAAEMVWRLDPADAVPYVMLSNLYSRARRWGDVARIRALMKARGVTKEPGCSWVGVNGITHLFHVEDRDHPRAAEIYRKVEEMTERIRVEGYVPDTDWALQDEVPEWRQRGLAYHSERLAVAFGLLAVPAAAPIRVFKNLRVCGDCHTAIKMVAKVYGREIILRDANCFHHMKDGECSCGDYW comes from the coding sequence ATGGCGTTGCCGGCGGGCACGGTGGTGGTGGCCTACAACGCCGCCATCTCCCGGTGCGCCCGCGCGGGGCTGTACGCGCGCGCGCTGGCGCTGTTCCGCGAGATGCGCGGGCGGGGCCTGCGCGCCGACGAGTACACCCTCCCGCCGCTCCTCAACTCCGCGGCGCAGCTGCGGGGTCCGCCCGAGGCGGTGGCCGCGCTGCACGCGCTCCTCCTCCGCGCGGGCCTCGCGCCCCACCTCCACGTCGCCAACGCGCTCGTCGACGCCTACGCCAGGCTGCCCcacgcgggcgccgccgcggcgcGGGCCGTGTTCGACGAAATGCCGCGCCgggacgtcgtcacctggacctcGCTCCTCACGGGGCTCGCGCGCGCTGGCGCCCACGGCGCGGCCGTCCGCGCGTACCACGGCATGGTCGCCTCGGGGGTCCAGCCCGACGAGTTCGCCGTCCCGGCGGCCCTCAGCTCGTGCGCGGCCTCCACCGCGCTCGACCTGGGCCGGTCGGTGCACGCCGCCGCGGTCCGCCTCGGGCTCCGGCCGTTCCGCTCCGTCGAGAACTCGCTCGTGTCCATGTACGCCAAGACCGGCGCGCTGCGCGACGCGCGGGCGGTGTTCGACGCGATGCCGGCGCGGTGCACGATCACGTGGACGGCCCTCATCGTCGGGTACGCGCAGAACGGCCGTGGCAGACAGTCGCTCGAGGTCTACGCCGATATGGTCCGGTCCGGGTGCAGGCCGGACTACGTGACCTTCATCGGTCTGCTCTTCGCGTGCAGCCACGCCGGTCTTGTCGACGCCGGCCGGGCTCACTTCCGTTCCATGGTGCCCGTCTACGGCATCGCTCCCGGACCGGATCACTACGCGTGCATGGTCGACTTGTTAGGCCGGGCGGGGAGGCTGGACGAGGCCATGGACCTGCTGAACCGGAGCTCCACGGAGCTGGACGCCACGGTGTGGAAGTCGCTGCTGGGCGCGTGTCGGGTGCACCAGAACGCGGAGCTCGCCGAGCGCGCGGCCGAGATGGTGTGGAGGCTGGACCCGGCGGACGCCGTGCCGTACGTCATGCTGTCCAACCTCTACTCCCGGGCGAGGAGATGGGGCGACGTCGCGAGGATCCGCGCGCTGATGAAGGCGAGAGGGGTCACCAAGGAGCCCGGGTGCAGCTGGGTGGGCGTGAACGGCATCACGCACCTGTTCCACGTCGAGGACCGCGATCACCCGCGGGCGGCAGAGATCTACCGCAAAGTGGAGGAGATGACCGAAAGGATCCGGGTCGAGGGTTACGTGCCGGACACGGACTGGGCGCTGCAGGACGAGGTGCCGGAGTGGAGGCAGAGGGGGCTGGCGTACCATAGTGAGAGGCTTGCCGTGGCCTTCGGGCTGCTCGCTGTGCCAGCGGCCGCACCCATCCGCGTGTTCAAGAACCTCCGGGTATGTGGCGACTGCCACACTGCGATCAAGATGGTCGCCAAGGTGTACGGCAGAGAGATTATTTTGAGGGATGCGAACTGCTTCCACCACATGAAAGACGGAGAGTGTTCTTGTGGTGATTACTGGTAG
- the LOC100275396 gene encoding uncharacterized protein isoform X1 translates to MDDDWELLLASPKAASAAEPYAGGGEDDAGAIKHDYFDLGSDAKYPRRASLSTGDEEEGAEEGLLRASDNASWVEPDPDDLLFPGRDRAALWSDSSSDGERPEVEATDPVGRAREEGGVMAAAADGVEGAVAKGGEHVRWWKLPLDALRVWAMRAARSACSVPFAVALLGFAVLGRRLYRMRRQSKAAARVRLVFDEKASQFNGQSSRLNESTTMMRRTPFIKPMLPANGVTPWPVLGHL, encoded by the exons ATGGACGACGACTGGGAGCTCCTCCTCGCGTCCCCCAAGGCGGCCTCGGCGGCCGAGCCGTACGCCGGAGGCGGGGAGGACGACGCCGGCGCCATCAAGCACGACTACTTCGACCTCGGCTCCGACGCCAAGTACCCCCGGAGGGCGTCGCTGTCTACGGGGGACGAGGAGGAGGGCGCGGAGGAGGGGCTTCTCAGGGCGTCGGACAACGCGAGCTGGGTGGAGCCGGACCCTGACGACCTTCTCTTCCCCGGCCGCGACCGCGCGGCGCTATGGTCGGACTCGTCCTCCGACGGGGAGAGGCCCGAGGTCGAGGCCACCGATCCCGTGGGGCGGGCCAGGGAGGAGGGCGGGGTGATGGCGGCCGCGGCTGATGGGGTGGAGGGGGCCGTGGCGAAGGGAGGAGAACACGTCCGGTGGTGGAAGCTGCCGCTCGACGCGCTGCGTGTTTGGGCGATGCGCGCGGCGAGGAGCGCCTGTTCGGTGCCGTTCGCCGTCGCGCTGCTCGGATTCGCTGTGCTCGGGCGCCGGCTGTACAGGATGCGCCGCCAGAGCAAAGCCGCCGCGCGCGTCCGCCTCGTATTCGACGAAAAG GCCTCCCAATTCAACGGCCAATCGTCACGTCTGAATGAATCCACGACGATGATGCGCCGAACTCCTTTCATAAAACCTATGCTTCCTGCCAATGGAGTGACTCCATGGCCTGTGCTGGGGCACCTGTGA
- the LOC100275396 gene encoding uncharacterized protein LOC100275396: MDDDWELLLASPKAASAAEPYAGGGEDDAGAIKHDYFDLGSDAKYPRRASLSTGDEEEGAEEGLLRASDNASWVEPDPDDLLFPGRDRAALWSDSSSDGERPEVEATDPVGRAREEGGVMAAAADGVEGAVAKGGEHVRWWKLPLDALRVWAMRAARSACSVPFAVALLGFAVLGRRLYRMRRQSKAAARVRLVFDEKKASQFNGQSSRLNESTTMMRRTPFIKPMLPANGVTPWPVLGHL; encoded by the exons ATGGACGACGACTGGGAGCTCCTCCTCGCGTCCCCCAAGGCGGCCTCGGCGGCCGAGCCGTACGCCGGAGGCGGGGAGGACGACGCCGGCGCCATCAAGCACGACTACTTCGACCTCGGCTCCGACGCCAAGTACCCCCGGAGGGCGTCGCTGTCTACGGGGGACGAGGAGGAGGGCGCGGAGGAGGGGCTTCTCAGGGCGTCGGACAACGCGAGCTGGGTGGAGCCGGACCCTGACGACCTTCTCTTCCCCGGCCGCGACCGCGCGGCGCTATGGTCGGACTCGTCCTCCGACGGGGAGAGGCCCGAGGTCGAGGCCACCGATCCCGTGGGGCGGGCCAGGGAGGAGGGCGGGGTGATGGCGGCCGCGGCTGATGGGGTGGAGGGGGCCGTGGCGAAGGGAGGAGAACACGTCCGGTGGTGGAAGCTGCCGCTCGACGCGCTGCGTGTTTGGGCGATGCGCGCGGCGAGGAGCGCCTGTTCGGTGCCGTTCGCCGTCGCGCTGCTCGGATTCGCTGTGCTCGGGCGCCGGCTGTACAGGATGCGCCGCCAGAGCAAAGCCGCCGCGCGCGTCCGCCTCGTATTCGACGAAAAG AAGGCCTCCCAATTCAACGGCCAATCGTCACGTCTGAATGAATCCACGACGATGATGCGCCGAACTCCTTTCATAAAACCTATGCTTCCTGCCAATGGAGTGACTCCATGGCCTGTGCTGGGGCACCTGTGA